A genomic window from Acidimicrobiia bacterium includes:
- a CDS encoding RNA polymerase subunit sigma-70, whose translation MARVRKEALESEDLLGQYLKEIGRHTLLTQRDEVELAKAIEAGVEAKMKLESSDKKLSKEERIKLQRLVREGEKARKRFLESNLRLVVSIAKKYTNSSGMPLLDLIQEGNLGLMRAVEKFDYRRGFKFSTYATWWIRQAITRAIADKSRVIRVPVHMTEVVTKLNQARQRLESELGRRPSDYELAEATQLPIEKVRLALESIYDVASLHETIGEDEETELEDFIKDSDAPDPEHDALRATSKDEIRRILQVLKPRERAILELRFGLDSGEERTLEEVGKEFGLTRERIRQIEAKALSKLRHPSMGTLVVEQAS comes from the coding sequence ATGGCGAGAGTACGCAAAGAGGCTCTCGAGAGTGAAGATCTTCTAGGTCAATACTTAAAAGAGATTGGACGTCACACCCTCCTGACACAGCGAGACGAGGTGGAGCTCGCCAAAGCGATCGAAGCCGGTGTCGAAGCCAAAATGAAACTTGAGTCGTCCGACAAGAAACTTTCCAAAGAAGAACGGATAAAGCTGCAGAGGCTAGTGAGAGAGGGCGAAAAGGCCCGCAAGCGATTCTTGGAATCGAATCTCCGTCTGGTAGTTTCGATCGCCAAAAAGTACACCAACTCCTCGGGAATGCCGCTTCTCGACCTCATTCAGGAAGGTAACCTCGGCTTGATGAGGGCTGTAGAAAAGTTCGATTACCGACGCGGATTTAAGTTTTCCACCTACGCAACTTGGTGGATAAGGCAGGCAATCACCCGTGCTATAGCCGACAAGTCGCGAGTAATTCGCGTCCCAGTGCATATGACAGAGGTCGTAACCAAGCTAAATCAGGCACGCCAACGGCTTGAATCGGAGCTTGGCAGAAGACCATCAGATTACGAACTGGCCGAAGCGACACAGCTTCCAATAGAAAAGGTACGCCTGGCATTGGAGTCAATCTACGACGTTGCATCACTTCACGAAACCATTGGCGAGGACGAGGAGACCGAGCTGGAGGACTTCATAAAGGACTCCGATGCTCCCGACCCAGAACACGACGCTTTGCGAGCCACTTCCAAAGACGAGATTCGCAGGATCCTCCAGGTCCTAAAGCCGAGAGAAAGAGCCATCCTTGAGTTGCGTTTCGGTCTCGACTCTGGGGAAGAGCGTACTTTAGAAGAAGTCGGAAAAGAGTTCGGGCTTACGAGGGAGCGTATACGCCAGATAGAGGCGAAAGCTTTGTCAAAGCTTCGCCATCCCTCAATGGGAACGCTAGTCGTAGAACAGGCGTCCTGA
- a CDS encoding nicotinamidase → MGNKALLVIDVQNDFVPGGALAVPGGDKVVDEINEMMPSFDRVILTQDWHPPDDPSFQAFGGPWPPHCIQGTEGAELHARLSKDKAHHLVRASVNNKTSGTDLAEYLNNNDVDEVTVAGLALDYCVRETALALADKGFKVKVHLPATRAIAADTAARALEDFKAAGIETVGSLEDALAT, encoded by the coding sequence ATGGGAAATAAGGCATTGCTCGTCATCGACGTCCAAAATGACTTTGTTCCTGGGGGGGCTCTAGCTGTACCGGGAGGCGACAAGGTCGTCGACGAGATAAACGAAATGATGCCGTCTTTCGACAGAGTAATCCTTACACAGGACTGGCACCCCCCTGACGACCCATCGTTCCAGGCGTTCGGCGGTCCCTGGCCCCCACACTGCATTCAGGGAACCGAGGGAGCGGAGTTACACGCCCGGCTCTCAAAAGACAAGGCTCACCATCTAGTGAGGGCAAGCGTCAACAACAAAACGTCGGGGACCGACCTTGCAGAGTACTTGAACAACAACGACGTCGATGAAGTGACGGTCGCAGGTCTAGCCTTAGATTACTGTGTGAGAGAGACCGCTCTCGCCCTCGCTGACAAGGGTTTCAAGGTTAAAGTGCACTTGCCGGCGACTCGGGCAATCGCTGCTGACACCGCAGCGAGAGCGCTAGAGGACTTCAAAGCCGCTGGCATCGAAACCGTCGGCAGCCTTGAGGACGCGTTGGCCACCTAG